In one Dunckerocampus dactyliophorus isolate RoL2022-P2 chromosome 9, RoL_Ddac_1.1, whole genome shotgun sequence genomic region, the following are encoded:
- the znf385b gene encoding zinc finger protein 385B isoform X3 — protein sequence MKTLRPSHFLEGGPTLNLAGACPQRMDAPAVSISVSAASSTYSLCTVCNLQLTSAAQAQLHYNARSHLRRVRQMKVGQAGAQVAAGGQSKLLLQASGRRCQSAQVQASEHSAPLCSTRGSVCATLAGALPGLIGGAGGPSVLMKPFLSFPMDTTAPVALFPNFNTMDPVQKAVINHTFGVAAAAKKKQVITCGVCRLRFNSDSQAEAHYRGSRHAKKMKSQENKSQLSITAQTNGSSSMEAGPAPPQSTNQHTDVTSLAPFPLPSSSTPISSPSSSRGGSETPPTSPASTLPVSSSSPPAHPIPPPPPPPRLPPLSQEAPPIVDSEEEKAKKLLYCSLCKVAVNSLSQLQAHNAGSKHKTMLDARSGAGPIKSYPRPGAKLKTCGSPAVKGSGLQNKTFHCQICDVHVNSEIQLKQHITSRRHKDRVAGKPSKAKYTPYSNNNMRTQRSSFTVSLVVIATCHLATLLTSFLFLLVSFQELAKSFLPPHPFSTPPASLSTSSPLSIALHPRPPSSSPLIAASLLRSAPGPIRAGHTSVLFTPY from the exons ATGAAGACTCTCAGACCCTCCCACTTCCTGGAGGGCGGGCCGACCCTCAATCTCGCAGGTGCATGCCCACAGCGGATGGATGCACCTGCTGTCAGCATCAGCGTGTCAG CTGCTAGCTCCACCTACTCACTGTGCACCGTGTGCAACTTGCAACTTACCTCAGCGGCCCAGGCTCAGCTGCACTACAATGCACGCTCGCACCTGCGCCGTGTACGACAGATGAAGGTCGGCCAGGCGGGGGCACAGGTGGCAG CAGGGGGCCAGTCTAAGCTCCTCCTCCAGGCATCAGGTCGTCGCTGTCAATCGGCACAAGTCCAAGCGTCAGAGCATAGTGCCCCCCTGTGTTCAACTAGAG gaagtgtgtgtgcgaCGCTGGCTGGTGCCCTGCCTGGCCTGATAGGTGGCGCTGGAGGTCCATCTGTCCTGATGAAACCCTTTTTGTCTTTTCCCATGGACACCACTGCGCCAGTGGCACTTTTCCCAAACTTCAACACG ATGGACCCCGTGCAGAAGGCCGTCATCAATCACACCTTTGGAGTTGCGGCTGCGGCCAAGAAGAAACAGGTGATCACGTGCGGCGTCTGCCGGCTGAGGTTCAACTCTGAC TCACAGGCGGAGGCTCACTACCGAGGAAGTCGTCACGCCAAGAAAATGAAGTCTCAGGAGAACAAGAGCCAGCTGTCAATCACTGCACAGACCAACGGCAGCAGCTCCATGGAGGCAGGCCCCGCCCCTCCACAAAGCACCAATCAGCACACAG ATGTCACCTCCCTAGCCCCCTTCCCCCTCCCCTCCTCTTCCACACCCATCTCATCACCCTCCTCCAGCAGAGGAGGAAGTGAGACTCCTCCcaccagccccgcctccaccctaCCTGTATCCTCTTCCTCACCTCCTGCCCACCccatccctcctcctcctccccctcctcgtcttcctccaTTATCACAGGAAGCCCCACCTATTGTGGACTCCGAGGAGGAAAAGGCCAAGAAGCTTCTTTATTGTTCTCTTTGCAAAGTGGCTGTCAACTCTCTGTCTCAGCTGCAGGCTCACAATGCAG GGTCCAAACATAAGACCATGCTGGATGCTCGGAGCGGCGCCGGTCCAATCAAGTCCTACCCTCGACCCGGCGCCAAGCTGAAGACCTGCGGCAGCCCGGCAGTGAAGGGGTCCGGTTTGCAGAACAAAACCTTCCACTGCCAAATCTGTGATGTCCACGTCAACTCCGAGATACAACTCAAACAG CACATCACCAGCAGGAGGCACAAGGACCGCGTGGCGGGAAAGCCCAGCAAGGCTAAATACACTCCTTACAGCAATAACAACATGAGAACTCAGCGCAGCTCGTTCACAGTGAGTCTTGTTGTCATAGCTACATGTCACCTAGCAACACTCCTCACCTCCTTTCTTTTCCTCCTCGTTTCTTTCCAGGAGCTGGCCAAGTCTTTCCTTCCTCCGCATCCCTTCAGTACGCCACCCGCCTCCCTCTCCACCTCCTCCCCCCTCTCCATCGCCCTTCACCCTCGCCCACCCTCCTCCTCGCCCCTCATCGCTGCGTCCTTACTGCGTTCGGCACCAGGCCCAATAAGAGCAGGCCACACCTCCGTCCTCTTCACGCCCTACTGA
- the znf385b gene encoding zinc finger protein 385B isoform X4, with protein sequence MNDSGRIGILVKREMKTLRPSHFLEGGPTLNLAGACPQRMDAPAVSISVSAASSTYSLCTVCNLQLTSAAQAQLHYNARSHLRRVRQMKVGQAGAQVAAGGQSKLLLQASGRRCQSAQVQASEHSAPLCSTRGSVCATLAGALPGLIGGAGGPSVLMKPFLSFPMDTTAPVALFPNFNTMDPVQKAVINHTFGVAAAAKKKQVITCGVCRLRFNSDSQAEAHYRGSRHAKKMKSQENKSQLSITAQTNGSSSMEAGPAPPQSTNQHTDVTSLAPFPLPSSSTPISSPSSSRGGSETPPTSPASTLPVSSSSPPAHPIPPPPPPPRLPPLSQEAPPIVDSEEEKAKKLLYCSLCKVAVNSLSQLQAHNAGSKHKTMLDARSGAGPIKSYPRPGAKLKTCGSPAVKGSGLQNKTFHCQICDVHVNSEIQLKQHITSRRHKDRVAGKPSKAKYTPYSNNNMRTQRSSFTELAKSFLPPHPFSTPPASLSTSSPLSIALHPRPPSSSPLIAASLLRSAPGPIRAGHTSVLFTPY encoded by the exons ATGAATGATTCTGGGAGAATTGGAATATTAGTAAAAAGAG AGATGAAGACTCTCAGACCCTCCCACTTCCTGGAGGGCGGGCCGACCCTCAATCTCGCAGGTGCATGCCCACAGCGGATGGATGCACCTGCTGTCAGCATCAGCGTGTCAG CTGCTAGCTCCACCTACTCACTGTGCACCGTGTGCAACTTGCAACTTACCTCAGCGGCCCAGGCTCAGCTGCACTACAATGCACGCTCGCACCTGCGCCGTGTACGACAGATGAAGGTCGGCCAGGCGGGGGCACAGGTGGCAG CAGGGGGCCAGTCTAAGCTCCTCCTCCAGGCATCAGGTCGTCGCTGTCAATCGGCACAAGTCCAAGCGTCAGAGCATAGTGCCCCCCTGTGTTCAACTAGAG gaagtgtgtgtgcgaCGCTGGCTGGTGCCCTGCCTGGCCTGATAGGTGGCGCTGGAGGTCCATCTGTCCTGATGAAACCCTTTTTGTCTTTTCCCATGGACACCACTGCGCCAGTGGCACTTTTCCCAAACTTCAACACG ATGGACCCCGTGCAGAAGGCCGTCATCAATCACACCTTTGGAGTTGCGGCTGCGGCCAAGAAGAAACAGGTGATCACGTGCGGCGTCTGCCGGCTGAGGTTCAACTCTGAC TCACAGGCGGAGGCTCACTACCGAGGAAGTCGTCACGCCAAGAAAATGAAGTCTCAGGAGAACAAGAGCCAGCTGTCAATCACTGCACAGACCAACGGCAGCAGCTCCATGGAGGCAGGCCCCGCCCCTCCACAAAGCACCAATCAGCACACAG ATGTCACCTCCCTAGCCCCCTTCCCCCTCCCCTCCTCTTCCACACCCATCTCATCACCCTCCTCCAGCAGAGGAGGAAGTGAGACTCCTCCcaccagccccgcctccaccctaCCTGTATCCTCTTCCTCACCTCCTGCCCACCccatccctcctcctcctccccctcctcgtcttcctccaTTATCACAGGAAGCCCCACCTATTGTGGACTCCGAGGAGGAAAAGGCCAAGAAGCTTCTTTATTGTTCTCTTTGCAAAGTGGCTGTCAACTCTCTGTCTCAGCTGCAGGCTCACAATGCAG GGTCCAAACATAAGACCATGCTGGATGCTCGGAGCGGCGCCGGTCCAATCAAGTCCTACCCTCGACCCGGCGCCAAGCTGAAGACCTGCGGCAGCCCGGCAGTGAAGGGGTCCGGTTTGCAGAACAAAACCTTCCACTGCCAAATCTGTGATGTCCACGTCAACTCCGAGATACAACTCAAACAG CACATCACCAGCAGGAGGCACAAGGACCGCGTGGCGGGAAAGCCCAGCAAGGCTAAATACACTCCTTACAGCAATAACAACATGAGAACTCAGCGCAGCTCGTTCACA GAGCTGGCCAAGTCTTTCCTTCCTCCGCATCCCTTCAGTACGCCACCCGCCTCCCTCTCCACCTCCTCCCCCCTCTCCATCGCCCTTCACCCTCGCCCACCCTCCTCCTCGCCCCTCATCGCTGCGTCCTTACTGCGTTCGGCACCAGGCCCAATAAGAGCAGGCCACACCTCCGTCCTCTTCACGCCCTACTGA
- the znf385b gene encoding zinc finger protein 385B isoform X2, producing the protein MNDSGRIGILVKREMKTLRPSHFLEGGPTLNLAGACPQRMDAPAVSISVSAASSTYSLCTVCNLQLTSAAQAQLHYNARSHLRRVRQMKVGQAGAQVAGGQSKLLLQASGRRCQSAQVQASEHSAPLCSTRGSVCATLAGALPGLIGGAGGPSVLMKPFLSFPMDTTAPVALFPNFNTMDPVQKAVINHTFGVAAAAKKKQVITCGVCRLRFNSDSQAEAHYRGSRHAKKMKSQENKSQLSITAQTNGSSSMEAGPAPPQSTNQHTDVTSLAPFPLPSSSTPISSPSSSRGGSETPPTSPASTLPVSSSSPPAHPIPPPPPPPRLPPLSQEAPPIVDSEEEKAKKLLYCSLCKVAVNSLSQLQAHNAGSKHKTMLDARSGAGPIKSYPRPGAKLKTCGSPAVKGSGLQNKTFHCQICDVHVNSEIQLKQHITSRRHKDRVAGKPSKAKYTPYSNNNMRTQRSSFTVSLVVIATCHLATLLTSFLFLLVSFQELAKSFLPPHPFSTPPASLSTSSPLSIALHPRPPSSSPLIAASLLRSAPGPIRAGHTSVLFTPY; encoded by the exons ATGAATGATTCTGGGAGAATTGGAATATTAGTAAAAAGAG AGATGAAGACTCTCAGACCCTCCCACTTCCTGGAGGGCGGGCCGACCCTCAATCTCGCAGGTGCATGCCCACAGCGGATGGATGCACCTGCTGTCAGCATCAGCGTGTCAG CTGCTAGCTCCACCTACTCACTGTGCACCGTGTGCAACTTGCAACTTACCTCAGCGGCCCAGGCTCAGCTGCACTACAATGCACGCTCGCACCTGCGCCGTGTACGACAGATGAAGGTCGGCCAGGCGGGGGCACAGGTGGCAG GGGGCCAGTCTAAGCTCCTCCTCCAGGCATCAGGTCGTCGCTGTCAATCGGCACAAGTCCAAGCGTCAGAGCATAGTGCCCCCCTGTGTTCAACTAGAG gaagtgtgtgtgcgaCGCTGGCTGGTGCCCTGCCTGGCCTGATAGGTGGCGCTGGAGGTCCATCTGTCCTGATGAAACCCTTTTTGTCTTTTCCCATGGACACCACTGCGCCAGTGGCACTTTTCCCAAACTTCAACACG ATGGACCCCGTGCAGAAGGCCGTCATCAATCACACCTTTGGAGTTGCGGCTGCGGCCAAGAAGAAACAGGTGATCACGTGCGGCGTCTGCCGGCTGAGGTTCAACTCTGAC TCACAGGCGGAGGCTCACTACCGAGGAAGTCGTCACGCCAAGAAAATGAAGTCTCAGGAGAACAAGAGCCAGCTGTCAATCACTGCACAGACCAACGGCAGCAGCTCCATGGAGGCAGGCCCCGCCCCTCCACAAAGCACCAATCAGCACACAG ATGTCACCTCCCTAGCCCCCTTCCCCCTCCCCTCCTCTTCCACACCCATCTCATCACCCTCCTCCAGCAGAGGAGGAAGTGAGACTCCTCCcaccagccccgcctccaccctaCCTGTATCCTCTTCCTCACCTCCTGCCCACCccatccctcctcctcctccccctcctcgtcttcctccaTTATCACAGGAAGCCCCACCTATTGTGGACTCCGAGGAGGAAAAGGCCAAGAAGCTTCTTTATTGTTCTCTTTGCAAAGTGGCTGTCAACTCTCTGTCTCAGCTGCAGGCTCACAATGCAG GGTCCAAACATAAGACCATGCTGGATGCTCGGAGCGGCGCCGGTCCAATCAAGTCCTACCCTCGACCCGGCGCCAAGCTGAAGACCTGCGGCAGCCCGGCAGTGAAGGGGTCCGGTTTGCAGAACAAAACCTTCCACTGCCAAATCTGTGATGTCCACGTCAACTCCGAGATACAACTCAAACAG CACATCACCAGCAGGAGGCACAAGGACCGCGTGGCGGGAAAGCCCAGCAAGGCTAAATACACTCCTTACAGCAATAACAACATGAGAACTCAGCGCAGCTCGTTCACAGTGAGTCTTGTTGTCATAGCTACATGTCACCTAGCAACACTCCTCACCTCCTTTCTTTTCCTCCTCGTTTCTTTCCAGGAGCTGGCCAAGTCTTTCCTTCCTCCGCATCCCTTCAGTACGCCACCCGCCTCCCTCTCCACCTCCTCCCCCCTCTCCATCGCCCTTCACCCTCGCCCACCCTCCTCCTCGCCCCTCATCGCTGCGTCCTTACTGCGTTCGGCACCAGGCCCAATAAGAGCAGGCCACACCTCCGTCCTCTTCACGCCCTACTGA
- the znf385b gene encoding zinc finger protein 385B isoform X1 → MNDSGRIGILVKREMKTLRPSHFLEGGPTLNLAGACPQRMDAPAVSISVSAASSTYSLCTVCNLQLTSAAQAQLHYNARSHLRRVRQMKVGQAGAQVAAGGQSKLLLQASGRRCQSAQVQASEHSAPLCSTRGSVCATLAGALPGLIGGAGGPSVLMKPFLSFPMDTTAPVALFPNFNTMDPVQKAVINHTFGVAAAAKKKQVITCGVCRLRFNSDSQAEAHYRGSRHAKKMKSQENKSQLSITAQTNGSSSMEAGPAPPQSTNQHTDVTSLAPFPLPSSSTPISSPSSSRGGSETPPTSPASTLPVSSSSPPAHPIPPPPPPPRLPPLSQEAPPIVDSEEEKAKKLLYCSLCKVAVNSLSQLQAHNAGSKHKTMLDARSGAGPIKSYPRPGAKLKTCGSPAVKGSGLQNKTFHCQICDVHVNSEIQLKQHITSRRHKDRVAGKPSKAKYTPYSNNNMRTQRSSFTVSLVVIATCHLATLLTSFLFLLVSFQELAKSFLPPHPFSTPPASLSTSSPLSIALHPRPPSSSPLIAASLLRSAPGPIRAGHTSVLFTPY, encoded by the exons ATGAATGATTCTGGGAGAATTGGAATATTAGTAAAAAGAG AGATGAAGACTCTCAGACCCTCCCACTTCCTGGAGGGCGGGCCGACCCTCAATCTCGCAGGTGCATGCCCACAGCGGATGGATGCACCTGCTGTCAGCATCAGCGTGTCAG CTGCTAGCTCCACCTACTCACTGTGCACCGTGTGCAACTTGCAACTTACCTCAGCGGCCCAGGCTCAGCTGCACTACAATGCACGCTCGCACCTGCGCCGTGTACGACAGATGAAGGTCGGCCAGGCGGGGGCACAGGTGGCAG CAGGGGGCCAGTCTAAGCTCCTCCTCCAGGCATCAGGTCGTCGCTGTCAATCGGCACAAGTCCAAGCGTCAGAGCATAGTGCCCCCCTGTGTTCAACTAGAG gaagtgtgtgtgcgaCGCTGGCTGGTGCCCTGCCTGGCCTGATAGGTGGCGCTGGAGGTCCATCTGTCCTGATGAAACCCTTTTTGTCTTTTCCCATGGACACCACTGCGCCAGTGGCACTTTTCCCAAACTTCAACACG ATGGACCCCGTGCAGAAGGCCGTCATCAATCACACCTTTGGAGTTGCGGCTGCGGCCAAGAAGAAACAGGTGATCACGTGCGGCGTCTGCCGGCTGAGGTTCAACTCTGAC TCACAGGCGGAGGCTCACTACCGAGGAAGTCGTCACGCCAAGAAAATGAAGTCTCAGGAGAACAAGAGCCAGCTGTCAATCACTGCACAGACCAACGGCAGCAGCTCCATGGAGGCAGGCCCCGCCCCTCCACAAAGCACCAATCAGCACACAG ATGTCACCTCCCTAGCCCCCTTCCCCCTCCCCTCCTCTTCCACACCCATCTCATCACCCTCCTCCAGCAGAGGAGGAAGTGAGACTCCTCCcaccagccccgcctccaccctaCCTGTATCCTCTTCCTCACCTCCTGCCCACCccatccctcctcctcctccccctcctcgtcttcctccaTTATCACAGGAAGCCCCACCTATTGTGGACTCCGAGGAGGAAAAGGCCAAGAAGCTTCTTTATTGTTCTCTTTGCAAAGTGGCTGTCAACTCTCTGTCTCAGCTGCAGGCTCACAATGCAG GGTCCAAACATAAGACCATGCTGGATGCTCGGAGCGGCGCCGGTCCAATCAAGTCCTACCCTCGACCCGGCGCCAAGCTGAAGACCTGCGGCAGCCCGGCAGTGAAGGGGTCCGGTTTGCAGAACAAAACCTTCCACTGCCAAATCTGTGATGTCCACGTCAACTCCGAGATACAACTCAAACAG CACATCACCAGCAGGAGGCACAAGGACCGCGTGGCGGGAAAGCCCAGCAAGGCTAAATACACTCCTTACAGCAATAACAACATGAGAACTCAGCGCAGCTCGTTCACAGTGAGTCTTGTTGTCATAGCTACATGTCACCTAGCAACACTCCTCACCTCCTTTCTTTTCCTCCTCGTTTCTTTCCAGGAGCTGGCCAAGTCTTTCCTTCCTCCGCATCCCTTCAGTACGCCACCCGCCTCCCTCTCCACCTCCTCCCCCCTCTCCATCGCCCTTCACCCTCGCCCACCCTCCTCCTCGCCCCTCATCGCTGCGTCCTTACTGCGTTCGGCACCAGGCCCAATAAGAGCAGGCCACACCTCCGTCCTCTTCACGCCCTACTGA